A single Cellulomonas sp. SLBN-39 DNA region contains:
- a CDS encoding bifunctional nuclease family protein — MDAEPELVRVEVVGVRTHLSDDEIVVLLLDPDSSLVVPILIGPTEASAIAAAQAGIVPPRPMTHDLLRDALVAAGEPVHRVEITSLEEGVFHAALVLAGGQVVDSRASDAIAVALRFGCPVLCSAEVVAVAGVEVRPAATEDDVAQFREFLDHVTPEDFETGNEPGTGPGTEPRGPNG, encoded by the coding sequence GTGGACGCCGAACCGGAGCTCGTGCGGGTCGAGGTCGTCGGGGTGCGCACGCACCTGTCGGACGACGAGATCGTCGTGCTCCTGCTCGACCCGGACTCGTCGCTGGTGGTGCCGATCCTCATCGGCCCGACGGAGGCGTCCGCGATCGCCGCGGCGCAGGCGGGGATCGTGCCGCCGCGACCGATGACGCACGACCTGCTGCGCGACGCGCTCGTCGCGGCGGGGGAGCCGGTGCACCGGGTGGAGATCACGAGCCTGGAAGAGGGTGTGTTCCACGCGGCGCTGGTGCTCGCGGGCGGGCAGGTCGTGGACTCGCGGGCGTCGGACGCGATCGCGGTGGCGCTGAGGTTCGGGTGCCCGGTGCTGTGCTCGGCGGAGGTCGTGGCGGTGGCGGGCGTGGAGGTGCGGCCGGCGGCGACGGAGGACGACGTCGCCCAGTTCCGGGAGTTCCTCGACCACGTGACGCCGGAGGACTTCGAGACGGGGAACGAGCCGGGCACGGGCCCGGGGACGGAGCCGCGGGGGCCGAACGGGTGA